In a single window of the Elaeis guineensis isolate ETL-2024a chromosome 4, EG11, whole genome shotgun sequence genome:
- the LOC140856871 gene encoding myb-related protein Zm1-like, which yields MGRGRAPCCEKVGLNKGSWTPEEDMRLMAYIQKYGHGNWRALPKRAGLLRCGKSCRLRWMNYLRPDIKRGNFSKEEEESIIKLHGLLGNKWSKIASCLPGRTDNEIKNVWNTHLKKRLLSKDRSQKTDNLEEMPSLSSSSTTSHSCSDQVEGKSDSEHNNPSVDSMNPSEDKIEIPIEPSMDMWVMLEDALPSSPRKTDTEDKNILETQLEQNSFSDSLATNVSSSRGGQGQALNDIYPREAEKDPLEVPDVPIEPEIWDMIQDGDAGLFSPQVGAMEELGFHGNPQSLDEDPSRGEGSRIWVEYLEKELGLWGASDDNQECLMGPWAEMEGDPVSRYFQKGPSSPSPLDLHDLKVS from the exons atggGTCGAGGGAGAGCACCGTGCTGTGAGAAAGTTGGGCTGAACAAGGGCTCATGGACGCCGGAGGAGGACATGAGACTCATGGCCTACATTCAGAAGTATGGTCATGGGAATTGGCGTGCTCTTCCCAAACGAGCAG GCTTGCTGCGATGCGGAAAGAGTTGCCGTCTCAGGTGGATGAACTACCTTCGGCCTGACATCAAGCGAGGAAACTTCAGCAAGGAAGAAGAGGAATCCATAATTAAGCTCCATGGCTTGCTTGGAAACAA ATGGTCGAAAATAGCGTCTTGTCTGCCGGGAAGAACCGACAATGAGATCAAGAATGTGTGGAACACACACTTGAAGAAGAGGCTCCTGTCCAAAGATCGAAGCCAGAAGACCGACAACCTCGAAGAGATGCCAAGCTTGTCTTCCTCCTCCACCACCTCCCACTCATGCTCCGATCAAGTCGAAGGCAAGAGCGACAGCGAGCACAACAATCCAAGTGTAGACTCCATGAATCCCTCGGAGGATAAGATTGAGATTCCCATTGAGCCCAGCATGGACATGTGGGTCATGCTAGAGGATGCTCTCCCGAGCTCGCCTCGAAAAACCGACACTGAGGACAAGAATATATTGGAGACGCAGCTAGAGCAAAATTCTTTTTCAGATTCCTTAGCAACCAATGTCAGTAGCAGCAGAGGAGGACAAGGACAAGCGCTCAACGACATTTACCCGAGGGAGGCTGAGAAAGATCCATTGGAGGTGCCTGATGTACCCATCGAACCGGAGATCTGGGACATGATCCAGGACGGCGATGCCGGATTGTTTAGTCCACAAGTGGGGGCCATGGAGGAGCTTGGATTTCATGGGAATCCACAAAGTTTAGATGAGGATCCAAGCAGAGGCGAAGGGAGCAGAATTTGGGTGGAATACTTGGAGAAGGAGCTTGGCTTGTGGGGAGCGAGTGATGACAACCAGGAGTGCCTCATGGGTCCCTGGGCCGAGATGGAGGGAGATCCTGTGTCCCGTTATTTTCAAAAGGGGCCCTCTTCCCCCTCTCCTTTAGATCTCCATGACTTGAAGGTGTCCTAA